A portion of the Pseudoalteromonas luteoviolacea genome contains these proteins:
- a CDS encoding PAS domain-containing hybrid sensor histidine kinase/response regulator yields MTAALILVALGYIGLLFWLANWGDKHTPLAQRISHHPFVYALALGIYCTSWTYYGSVGTAAASSWHFFPILLGPALLFLFGHGFLRKLILVSKKQNITTISDFISARYGKRQMTAVMVTLIALLATIPYIALQLKALANSFELLRQNDDISGAMLALTGTLMMALFAIFFGARKVDVTEYRSGLMLAVAFESIIKLLALIAVAYISVQALVAQSDTQSVWSHWQHFNFANFNFIGQTLMAGAAIICLPRQFHVTVVDNQNSNHLNTARWAFPLYLILIALMIIPIASAAIHPSIGQGIAADSFVLGLPLSINYPVISTFVFIGGLSAATAMIIVATLTLSTMLSNDIVLPLLLKRRFKKSLLTSNYKSQILLVRRFIIAAILLLAYLYQQWIGHGAALASMGLVAFSLVTQLLPAIVGGLYWRKGHAYGVYAGLLAGLICWALFLLMPIVSAPELLDYQTQQSIVTRGTLLALLANISCYISFSLGANERLIDKLQATAFVRPKEQAALAKKLNKEVKASVYDFKVLLQTFLGIQRSQQLLGHYALNEDIDENNATPTPDFISFCERALTGVLGASSAQALIHAVSSGKQMAFEEVVTFFDETTQALQFNQNLLFTSLENLSHGISVVDRDLKLVAWNKRYNEMFEYPQGYLQVGQDIEDIIRYNAQRGECGPGTLEKLVEKRVQHLRNGTPHHYIRHRENGQVFEMTGNPLPGGGFVTSFSDITMHMATQNALEEINMDLENRIEARTLEIRAINRDLKSQIATREKIEQDLVSAKKEAERANDSKTRFLALASHDILQPLNAARLYLGAIDEQKLPESEKSNLNKLGDSLDSTVHLMSSLLDIAKLEQGAMQPTPKHFNLNDVIKPLVNEYTLLCQDKGLTLKVRNTDHTVHSDITYLRRVIQNLVSNAVKYTETGTVLIACRKRAHSLRIEVWDTGPGISPYEQDKIFNDFYRIEAGDNRGVGLGLGVVKRLCDLMSIPLTMHSKLTVGSRFFIEVPLGEPQQVQADNAVVPSRNKRNLSVIAIDDDPNNLAAMSSLLKKWQLQHQVFSQVDEVLAHAKSNQAPDILLVDYQLDTDCDGVMLIQKLREIWRHDLPAVLITAVREQTLKSQVKAQQIHYLTKPLKPAKLKALLNHSQGVS; encoded by the coding sequence ATGACAGCTGCGCTTATTTTGGTTGCCTTAGGTTATATTGGCCTACTATTCTGGCTTGCCAATTGGGGAGATAAACATACGCCTTTGGCACAAAGAATCAGCCATCACCCTTTTGTGTACGCACTCGCGCTTGGGATTTACTGTACTTCTTGGACGTATTACGGTTCAGTCGGTACTGCAGCAGCCAGTAGCTGGCACTTTTTCCCCATTTTACTTGGCCCTGCTTTATTGTTTTTATTCGGCCATGGCTTCTTACGTAAACTGATTTTGGTAAGTAAAAAGCAAAATATCACCACCATCTCAGATTTTATCAGTGCCAGATACGGCAAACGACAAATGACCGCTGTTATGGTGACACTGATCGCTTTGCTTGCCACCATTCCCTACATCGCGTTGCAATTAAAAGCTCTTGCCAATAGTTTCGAGTTATTGCGCCAAAACGATGATATATCAGGTGCAATGCTCGCGCTCACAGGCACCCTGATGATGGCCTTATTTGCGATATTTTTTGGTGCAAGAAAAGTCGATGTCACTGAATATCGCTCAGGTCTGATGTTAGCAGTCGCATTTGAGTCAATCATTAAACTACTCGCATTAATCGCTGTGGCATATATTTCAGTTCAGGCGCTCGTTGCCCAAAGTGATACACAATCAGTTTGGTCTCATTGGCAACATTTTAATTTTGCCAACTTTAATTTTATTGGCCAAACCCTCATGGCTGGCGCTGCAATAATTTGTTTACCTAGGCAGTTTCATGTCACCGTGGTAGATAATCAAAATAGTAACCACTTAAATACTGCTAGATGGGCCTTTCCGTTATATTTAATACTCATTGCATTGATGATAATTCCTATCGCAAGTGCAGCCATTCATCCTAGCATTGGTCAAGGCATTGCCGCTGATAGCTTTGTATTAGGCCTACCCTTGAGTATTAACTATCCTGTTATCTCTACATTTGTTTTTATCGGTGGGCTTTCTGCGGCAACTGCAATGATTATAGTCGCGACACTTACGCTCAGTACCATGTTATCCAATGACATTGTTTTGCCTTTACTCTTAAAGCGGCGATTTAAAAAGAGCTTATTGACCAGTAACTACAAATCTCAAATTCTCTTAGTCAGACGCTTTATTATTGCTGCAATTTTGCTCCTCGCTTACCTGTATCAACAATGGATTGGGCATGGCGCGGCACTCGCCAGTATGGGGCTAGTCGCGTTTTCTCTGGTAACACAGCTACTGCCAGCCATTGTAGGCGGGTTGTATTGGCGGAAAGGTCATGCTTATGGCGTCTACGCAGGCTTACTTGCGGGGCTCATATGTTGGGCCTTGTTTTTATTAATGCCAATAGTGTCTGCACCTGAGTTGCTGGATTATCAAACCCAACAGTCTATCGTTACTCGCGGAACCTTGCTGGCATTACTCGCTAATATCAGTTGCTACATTAGTTTCTCATTGGGGGCAAATGAGCGCCTTATAGATAAATTGCAAGCAACGGCTTTTGTCCGGCCCAAAGAACAAGCAGCATTGGCGAAAAAGCTAAATAAAGAAGTAAAAGCGTCGGTGTATGACTTCAAAGTACTGTTGCAAACCTTTTTAGGGATTCAACGAAGCCAGCAGTTACTGGGTCACTATGCACTCAATGAAGATATAGATGAAAACAATGCCACACCAACTCCTGACTTTATTAGCTTTTGCGAACGTGCCCTCACAGGTGTGCTCGGAGCGTCATCTGCACAAGCGTTAATCCATGCCGTTTCTTCTGGTAAACAAATGGCCTTTGAAGAAGTAGTCACTTTTTTCGACGAAACCACACAGGCCCTGCAATTTAACCAAAACTTATTATTTACCTCATTGGAAAACCTCAGTCACGGTATTTCCGTTGTTGATAGAGATCTCAAATTAGTCGCATGGAATAAACGCTACAATGAGATGTTTGAATACCCACAAGGCTATTTACAAGTCGGTCAAGATATTGAAGATATTATTAGATATAACGCACAACGTGGAGAGTGTGGACCTGGCACGTTGGAAAAATTAGTTGAAAAGCGAGTACAACACCTTCGAAACGGCACACCTCATCACTATATTAGACACAGAGAAAATGGCCAAGTATTTGAAATGACTGGAAACCCTTTGCCTGGAGGAGGGTTTGTGACGAGCTTTTCCGATATCACCATGCATATGGCAACCCAGAATGCATTAGAAGAAATAAATATGGACTTGGAAAACCGCATTGAGGCAAGAACATTGGAAATTCGAGCTATCAATCGAGACCTCAAGTCACAAATCGCGACCCGTGAAAAAATAGAGCAAGACCTTGTCAGCGCAAAAAAAGAAGCTGAACGGGCAAATGACAGTAAAACTCGATTTTTAGCACTGGCCAGTCACGATATTTTACAGCCACTCAATGCCGCAAGACTTTATCTTGGTGCCATCGATGAACAGAAGCTACCAGAAAGCGAAAAAAGTAACCTTAACAAATTAGGCGATAGCCTAGATTCGACAGTTCACCTTATGTCATCGCTACTCGACATTGCCAAATTAGAACAAGGCGCAATGCAACCAACCCCTAAGCACTTTAATTTAAATGATGTTATCAAACCATTAGTGAATGAATATACGTTACTTTGCCAAGATAAAGGGCTTACACTCAAAGTTCGTAACACCGATCACACCGTACACAGCGACATAACTTATCTACGTCGAGTCATCCAAAACTTGGTCTCCAATGCGGTGAAATATACCGAGACTGGTACTGTACTGATTGCATGCCGCAAACGTGCGCACAGCCTACGCATTGAAGTATGGGATACAGGGCCGGGGATCTCACCTTATGAGCAAGATAAGATTTTCAATGACTTTTATCGAATAGAAGCTGGTGATAACCGTGGTGTTGGGCTGGGTCTTGGCGTAGTCAAACGTCTTTGTGATTTAATGAGTATTCCATTGACCATGCACTCCAAACTCACAGTGGGCAGCCGCTTTTTTATCGAGGTGCCTCTAGGTGAGCCACAACAGGTGCAAGCTGATAATGCCGTCGTACCATCGAGAAACAAAAGAAACTTATCGGTTATTGCAATTGATGATGATCCCAATAACTTAGCCGCCATGTCTAGTCTATTGAAAAAATGGCAACTTCAACATCAAGTATTTTCGCAGGTTGATGAGGTATTGGCACATGCCAAGTCCAACCAAGCCCCAGATATTTTATTGGTCGACTATCAACTGGATACGGATTGCGATGGGGTTATGTTGATTCAAAAACTCAGAGAGATTTGGCGACATGATTTACCGGCAGTGTTAATCACCGCAGTACGTGAGCAAACTTTAAAATCACAGGTAAAAGCGCAGCAAATTCATTACCTAACCAAACCTTTAAAACCAGCGAAACTCAAAGCTCTATTAAATCATTCGCAAGGTGTTAGCTAA
- a CDS encoding DUF4212 domain-containing protein yields MAFKSEEQAKAYWSENLALMFKLLVIWFVVSFGCGILFVDVLNEVRFFGFKLGFWFSQQGAIYTFVALIFVYVSKMDALDKKYGVDE; encoded by the coding sequence ATGGCCTTTAAAAGTGAAGAACAAGCAAAAGCATATTGGTCAGAAAATCTAGCCTTGATGTTTAAGCTACTAGTAATTTGGTTTGTAGTGTCATTTGGATGTGGCATTTTATTTGTCGATGTACTGAACGAAGTACGTTTTTTTGGGTTTAAGTTGGGCTTTTGGTTTTCACAACAAGGTGCAATTTATACATTTGTTGCTTTGATTTTTGTCTACGTATCAAAAATGGATGCGCTCGATAAAAAATACGGCGTAGATGAGTAA
- a CDS encoding sodium:solute symporter family protein: MDVQSFTFLIVGLSFALYIGIAIWARAGSTNEFYVAGGGVPPVANGMATAADWMSAASFISMAGIISFAGYDGGVYLMGWTGGYVLLALCLAPYLRKFGKFTVPDFIGDRYYSQVARVVAILCAIFICFTYIAGQMRGVGVVFSRFLEVDIETGVYIGMVIVFFYAVLGGMKGITYTQVAQYCVLVFAYLVPAIFISMMMTGHLLPQTGFGATLADGSNTYLLDKLDGLSTELGFAQYTEGSKSMIDVFAITAALMVGTAGLPHVIVRFFTVPKVKDTRISAAWTLVFIAIVYTTAPAVASFARVNMIDTINGKDGSGTAYAEAPQWVKNWERTGLITFNDKNGDGKMFYSAGKIDDPASTNEVKIDRDIMVLANPEIADLPAWVIALVAAGGIAAALSTTAGLLLVISTSVSHDLLKRTLKPDISDKQELMAARLAAMVAIGISAYFGINPPGFVASVVAFAFGLAAASFFPAIIMGIFSKRMNKEGAIAGMISGIGFTAAYIIYFKFVSPELNAPANWLFGISPEGIGIIGMLVNFGVAAVVMKLTADTPEEVKRMVDGIRNPKGSGEAHAH, translated from the coding sequence ATGGATGTTCAATCGTTTACATTTTTAATCGTAGGGCTCAGTTTTGCTCTGTACATTGGTATCGCCATTTGGGCGCGTGCTGGATCAACTAACGAATTCTATGTCGCGGGTGGCGGTGTGCCTCCTGTGGCCAATGGGATGGCAACCGCAGCTGATTGGATGAGTGCGGCATCGTTTATTTCCATGGCGGGTATTATCTCCTTTGCGGGATATGATGGCGGTGTGTATCTGATGGGGTGGACTGGTGGTTACGTGTTACTAGCACTATGTCTTGCGCCGTATTTACGTAAGTTTGGTAAATTTACGGTACCTGATTTCATTGGTGATAGATATTACTCTCAGGTCGCGCGGGTTGTGGCTATTTTATGTGCGATCTTTATCTGCTTCACATACATTGCCGGGCAGATGCGGGGGGTTGGTGTTGTTTTCTCTCGTTTCCTAGAGGTTGATATTGAAACCGGTGTTTACATTGGTATGGTCATTGTTTTCTTCTATGCCGTGTTAGGCGGTATGAAAGGGATCACCTATACACAAGTTGCACAGTACTGTGTGTTAGTGTTTGCTTATTTGGTGCCAGCTATCTTTATTTCGATGATGATGACGGGACACTTATTACCACAAACTGGATTTGGTGCGACGCTTGCCGACGGTTCAAACACTTACTTACTTGATAAACTCGATGGACTCAGTACCGAACTCGGATTTGCCCAATACACTGAAGGGTCCAAGAGTATGATTGATGTGTTTGCCATTACGGCTGCATTGATGGTGGGCACCGCAGGTTTACCGCATGTTATCGTCCGTTTTTTCACTGTACCAAAAGTGAAAGATACGCGTATCTCAGCGGCTTGGACATTAGTCTTCATCGCGATTGTGTATACGACAGCACCAGCTGTTGCATCATTTGCGCGTGTCAATATGATTGATACGATCAATGGTAAAGACGGTAGTGGTACCGCGTATGCTGAAGCACCACAATGGGTTAAAAATTGGGAAAGAACAGGACTAATCACTTTCAATGACAAAAATGGTGATGGCAAAATGTTCTACTCTGCGGGCAAAATTGATGACCCTGCAAGCACAAACGAAGTCAAAATTGACCGTGATATTATGGTATTGGCGAATCCAGAAATTGCTGATTTACCGGCTTGGGTCATTGCATTAGTTGCTGCTGGTGGCATTGCTGCTGCACTTTCGACAACCGCTGGGTTATTGCTGGTTATCTCGACATCGGTGTCGCATGATTTACTCAAACGCACACTCAAACCAGATATCAGTGATAAGCAAGAGCTCATGGCGGCAAGGCTCGCAGCGATGGTGGCCATTGGTATTTCTGCATACTTTGGTATCAATCCTCCAGGGTTTGTAGCTTCGGTGGTGGCATTTGCCTTTGGTCTGGCGGCAGCGAGTTTCTTCCCTGCGATCATTATGGGGATTTTCTCTAAACGTATGAATAAAGAGGGCGCCATTGCGGGCATGATCTCAGGTATTGGCTTTACCGCGGCGTACATTATTTACTTTAAATTTGTTAGTCCAGAGCTGAACGCCCCTGCAAATTGGTTGTTTGGTATCTCACCTGAGGGTATCGGTATCATTGGTATGCTGGTCAACTTTGGTGTGGCCGCGGTGGTGATGAAATTAACTGCCGATACACCAGAAGAGGTTAAGCGCATGGTAGATGGGATCCGTAATCCTA